One stretch of Miscanthus floridulus cultivar M001 chromosome 18, ASM1932011v1, whole genome shotgun sequence DNA includes these proteins:
- the LOC136523321 gene encoding uncharacterized protein, with protein MTTAPGRESPSARRTEDGPATTASIPGDGESLAHTTGASATATETTTKKVDTLVAETATVVDAPEAMDATPPTTEEQMSSPAGMLGVVGAAGRPRSPPVVPQATAEEDEVVEIEHAAPKPQSVWILRKRGEDVVVVEEEDTTREIKRLKTAVAGVMTQIEGIARTADQRHQLMKRMEPLAKENKILREALSLSEKSIQRAQCERDLAQLNSRDLEHQKEVLSKRLTAASEQLKKTSEQLATVSEELKNMSEQLGKKNGELKNKTEQLDRKCQQFEDVSKLKSDYRHKTKAQFDVLVQEAKV; from the exons atgaCAACTGCTCCCGGccgggagtccccgagtgctcgacgAACAGAGGACGGGCCAGCCACTACTGCCAGCATTCCTGGCGATGGTGAATCGTTGGCGCACACAACAGGCGCGTCGGCGACCGCGACCGAGACTACGACTAAAAAAGTTGATACTTTGGTAGCGGAAACTGCAACTGTTGTTGATGCGCCGGAGGCTATGGATGCAACTCCACCAACGACCGAGGAGCAAATGTCGTCACCTGCGGGGATGCTGGGAGTGGTCGGCGCAGCGGGCCGACCACGGAGCCCCCCAGTGGTGCCTCAAGCGACGGCGGAAgaggacgaggttgtggagatcgagcatGCCGCACCTAAACCCCAGTCCGTCTGGATTCTCCGAAAACGTGGGGAAGATGTAGTAGTTGttgaggaggaagacaccactaGGGAAATAAAGAGGTTGAAAACCGCCGTTGCTGGAGTAATGACTCAAATTGAG gggatagctcgaacagctgatcaacggcaccaactgatgaagaggatggagcccctcgccaagGAGAACAAGATACTCCGGGAAGCGTTAAGTCTTTCGGAGAAGAGTATTCAGAGGGCCCAGTGCGAGCGGGACCTTGCACAGTTGAACTcgcgggaccttgaacatcagaaggagGTTCTGTCCAAGCGACTAACGGCTGCatccgagcagctgaagaagacgtCCGAACAACTGGCCACTGTATCCGAGGAActaaaaaatatgtccgagcaGTTGGGCAAGAAAAACGGAGAACTAAAAAATAAAACCGAGCAGCTAgaccggaagtgccagcagttcgaggatgtatccaagctgaaATCCG